Part of the Nitrospirota bacterium genome, CGTAGGCCGGACTCTGCCAGTTCAGAATTTTCCGTGGCCGATCGTTGAGCATCGTCTGCACCCGCTTGATCTCCCGCCGCGAGATGCGAGTGAACTGGGT contains:
- a CDS encoding IS30 family transposase, with protein sequence TQFTRISRREIKRVQTMLNDRPRKILNWQSPAYVFHHLLR